The nucleotide sequence CCTTCAAGGTGGCTGTAGTCAACTTTGCAGTCTACGATTGCTTGGGCTAGTTCATCAAGGGTTTGGTAGCCGACTTTTTGTGCGTACTCGTCGGTTAGGGGTTTTCCGCCTTTTTGTTTTCCGCGTTGTTTGAGCATTGCAGCAACTGTTTCTTTGGTGGCTTCGCCCCATGTGAGGTAGCTTTGGGCTCTTTGGAGCATGCCTTTGTAGGCGGGGCGGTTGTCAATGATTACAGCGTGGTTTGTGTGGACTAAGTTTAGGT is from Candidatus Bathyarchaeota archaeon and encodes:
- a CDS encoding 50S ribosomal protein L30, translating into MSEQQTQNCKCFVAVRIRGTISAQREARETLEYLNLVHTNHAVIIDNRPAYKGMLQRAQSYLTWGEATKETVAAMLKQRGKQKGGKPLTDEYAQKVGYQTLDELAQAIVDCKVDYSHLEGNQKIFRLHPPKKGYKGKTKQGFNAGGEAGYRGDAINDLVKRMV